In the Erinaceus europaeus chromosome 18, mEriEur2.1, whole genome shotgun sequence genome, ttccatgaaatactattttgaaataaaaaagataatattgtatcatttgggataaactggatggaactggaggtgatcatgcttagcaaaataagtaaagatatgaagcctctacttcccccagtcctggaacccttgaatagggcccactttcccgtatgcctctcccaatccatataaaataatattgtatctgccgaccacaacctaaccaacacaacgattgccacctcaacatgcttcacttcagactgtgtccagagacttcacgtgtggaatgacaacctttcagcttcatcactcgggtgagacctttcctttcatagtatcgctaattccatcttaggtggttcactttctaacaaagtcccaaaacctagatatacaccagtttctgtgagagagagcatatgtttacacgtatccgtaaactactgcaaaatatatacctgaaagcagaagtacactagaatttgcaatgagtacccccctaacacttcctctccactattccaacctttgggtccatgattgctcaacaatatgtttggctttgtatgttaattctcttttcagtcaccaggttccagatgtcatcaggatgcccggccaggcttccctggattgaagaccccaccaatgtgtcctggagctccgcttccccagagagccaccctactagggaaagagagaggcagcctgggagtatggaccgaccagtcaacgcccatgttcagcagggaagcaattacagaagccagaccttctgccttctgcaacccacaatgaccctgggtccatgctcccagagggatagagaatgggaaagctatcaggggagggggtgtgatatggagattgggtggtgggagttgtgtggagttgtacccctcctaccctatggttttgttaattaatcctttcttaaataaaaaagaaaaaaaagatatgaaagacACCCATACAAACACAataagcctagacctcaaatagataactctctccattatcactggtcatctccatcaagacccCTTTGGCAGACCCCAaggcaggaccttgccctcagtgtggatcaataatggtaaagaatgttccatcctctgaaggggttgggtaacatattctatctaccacctgaggaagatgggttctgaaattggtgcaacttggaatgtttctactcatgaccacagactgcaaGATCAGACCTATacaatgcagagattacataggctcctttgctgaatatgAGCCACAGATCAGatcaacggggtttacagtcaacaatattaatacactttccccatatgtgggagctactctcttccctgatccagctttctagtcctttaccagccatgacatcatctccccagacagtaacttgtatccacctgcttatcagatgtcaggcttaggcaaaaactaacaaagtcatgggctttttggaatatacctaaaatagacctactagctatttccaaaacagagactccaaatcttcatctgcaatattctagcctttaggttcatgattaatcaacaatttgtatggctttatatgttaactcagccatcaggttccagatgctactatgatgccaaccagacttccctgggcagacaaccccaccaatgtgtcctggagctttggttcctcaaagccctgccccactggggaaagagagagacaggctgagagtaaggatcaacctgtcaatgcctgtgttcagcagggaagtaattaataaagccagaccttccaccttcataatgaccctgggtccatactcccagcgggttaaaatataggaaagccatcaggggaggggatgggatacggagctctggtggtgggaattgtacccctcttatcctatggtctttccactgttttcattttataaataaataaattaaaattaaaaaaagatatgaaagacaactaccagattgcaagttcatgtaaatcaggtctttagattccacatatgagtgaacccATCTGGtgatcttagactttctcccagctacttaagcattgagtgtcatttgttgaacccaaccagaattaggctTTTGAATCTGTCTTCTTTTGGGACTTTCTGTTAGgttgccaagctaatttggtctaagtctaattgattagagaatttatggtgccttATGTTTTAGACCTTTGCTATTCAAAGTATGGTTCTCAACCCATAAACACTGGTGTTTTCATTCCTAGAAACTTATGGAAAATGCAAGATTTAACAACCTTAGTCTAAGGCCCACTGAATCAACACTTCAATATGGTCCCTGGTGATTTGTAGTCGCATCAAAGTCTGTGAAATGATAGGTGTCCCCACAAGTTTCTTGGGCATATTTGTATCACCAAGAGAATTATAGAGTATTTACTACTTTGTCTACATGTCTAAGACCACCACTAAACCAGTTTTTTAAGGCAAATTCTaagatttgtttttgttgttgctagttCATATGAAGAACTTGACAAATAGATACTCCATAAAATGTGTGTTAAATAACTCTCCTACCACTGCAGCACTCATCAAGAAAagatttaagaaattaaaactaAATTTAGCATTACAAGAAGTAATGCTAATATAAATAACAAATATGTATAATGTAAACATAATATACACTATCCAAAAGCAAATGTGATTATTTTGGATTACTTAGACCATTCATCAGTAAAACTATTTCTGTTCCTCTTTTGCACAAGTTTTCCTTCATAACTTAAGCTACATTTTATGATGTATTCAGATGTGTAGACTATGGTAAGCAGcaataaatgaaaagtaaatgCAAATTTTAGTTTACTACTTTTATATCAATCTATCAGTTACAACTAAGTATGGAATTATTAATTAcatatgataaaaaaataaattttcagaggTCATATTAAAGTCATTATGTTTAATTGTATACATATCTTGGAAACACATTATAACATATACACTAAAATTATATAATATCACTAATTTGGGCACAAGTCAGCAGCTAAATAGACAAGAACAAATTGCTTTTAGATTTCTATCATTTTTTGATGACACACAAATTATTCTGTTTGTCTTTAAGAGTGCATCTGTTGCTGGTTCTATTTACTATAATCACTACTTTCAGATTTCATTCTGACCCATATCCTGATATAGGATATGCCTAAGACAGAGGAGCTATTCCAGGGATATTTCAGGGAGGAAGCACTCAGGGATGTTTCAAAACTGGAACATATGAAATATCTTAATGCCATGAAAAATGTTCAATACAGCTTCATACTTTGACAAAAATCCTTACCTGGCTGTTTCTCGCCACTCAGCATCCTCACCTTCACGCCAGCAAATCTCATCCAGTTCAGTGAAAAGGTCATGAGGAATGTGTTCTTCATCATCATCCTCAGTTCCAAGAATAAACTGTACCCGCTGTGATGGGGTGTCTGTGGGCAGTTAGAAACATGGTTATTCATTACCATGACTTCAAGTTCAAAATGTTCCTCACCACTTTCAAAATCACTCCAATTCACAACTCTCCTCCCACTGCAGTACTCATCAAGAAAagatttaagaaattaaaactaGATCCCGGCTCAGAAGCTAGGAGTCGTCTCGACCGCGGGTCTCACAACCACTCGGGGTTTTTAGAACTTCAgctacaaaaatgggcagaatttTCCTCAATCATACTGGTGGTATCCGTCTGTATTCATGTGCAAACTGCCATATGATCCTGACCAACCACTCAGAGCTCATTTCCACGTGGTTCACAGGCGCCACTGGCCGAGCATTTCTTTTTAACAAGGTAGTTGACCTGCAGGATAGTGAAGTTCAAGACTGGGTCATGCTCACTGGCAGCCACATGGTTCAAGATGTGAGCTGCAAAAACTACAATAGCAAACTGGGTTGGATCTATGAATTTGCCACCGAAGATAGCCAGCGTTATAAGGAAGGCCAAGTGATCTTGGAATGAGCTCTAGTTGGACAGAGTGAGGGGTTTGAGGAGCATGTACTATTTGATAACTCTTGAAGAAAAAGATACAGCTCCATCTTTTCCCAGGTCTCCACTGAAAACAAAAATCGACTTACATACACTGCCACCTTAGCATCAGAGTCGGATTCATGAACTGTGGAACAAGAAGTTGTGAGAATCTAAGATagaaccttccttcctttctttcttaaagagTTTCCTATTTTCCATCCAACAGAAGTGTGCAGAGAGAATATTATGCAGATGCTGctaattttcccccctctgtttACATCTTGAGGCAGGATAGTCTTACATGCACCTACATGGTGGGCTAAGCAAGCTAAAAAGAAATCTGGGCTATTAGAATGAAAAGATGTGTTTTAATGTAAGTGTTGAAAGGAAAATGTGTTAAGagcatttttttaaacttgtttaggcattattttaatttttttttaatatttattttatttatttattcccttttgttgcccttattgttttattgtagttattattgttgttgtcattgttggataggacagagagaaatggagagaggaggggaagacagagaggaggagagaaagatagacacctgcatacctgcttcaccgcctgtgaagcaattcccctacaggtggggagccggggttcgaaccaggatccttatgccggtccttgtgctttgcgccacctgcacttaacccgctgcgctacagcccgactccctaaagttctttttaaaacccAGTTATTTCACTTGATTTGCTAGTTTCTGAGGAGAGATCCAAATTTGTGACCAGCACTAAAGGTTCCATGTTAGTATGGCTTGTGCTGGCCCTAATGCCACATTCTTGTTGGAGAACCATAACACCAGAGCCCATTCTCCTTTGTCAGTCTTGACACAAAGATGTCAGCATTCCTAGCTATTTATCACCACATAATTGGCATTGATTGGAAACTTTTCCTGAAGTGGGAAGGACCTGCTTGGTTGTCTTTTCCATGTAACTTAAGCATAGTGATATAAATAAAGTTATAGTTGAAtgttaaaaagataaattaaaacaaaatttcatATCACAAAAGTAATACTAACcttaataataaatatgtaaagtgTAAACATAATATACACTATCAAAACATCAAATGTGATTACTTTGGTTTACTTAGAGTATTTATCAGTAAAACTATTTCTGTTCCTCTTTTGTACATCTTTTCTTTCATAATTTAAGCTATATTTTATGATAGTATTCGCATGTATAGACTATAGTAAAATTCATTTGTGCCCAAATATGCTGGACATAAGTTACTGAAGTGTTCCCTTTCAATGAACAACCCTCCTATAACCCTTGGCAAGCACTAATCTGGTCTCTGCTACTATAAGTTCCTTGCCTATTATATAAATGGAAACACACAGTATATAACCTTTTGTAACTGTCTTTATTTGCTTGGCATAATGCCTTTGGGATTTTTAGATTTACTAGTGTCACTGagcaataaatcatttttttaactgATGAGGAATAGTCAAGTTTAATAATATACTACAATCTACATATGTTTAAAGAATATTATGTTTGCTTCCACTttttctgaaaattatgagtatGAAAATGTTATAGTAGAgggtgcaggtggtggcacacctggttaagcacacaaactacattgctcaaggacctgggttcaagcccctgtccccacctgcaggaggaaagcttcaccagtggtaaattagttgttgttggataggatagagagaaatggagagaagaggggaagacagagagggtatgAGAAAGACCTACTTCACAGTTGTGAAGCAACTGGTGGGGAGCCCAGTactggaacctgaatccttacttcaatctttgcactttgcaccacctgcgcttaacctgctgcgctactgcccaacctcctctagttatttttcttttttttaaaattttttatttaagaaagaattagtgaacaaaaacataaggtaggaggggtacaactccacacaattcccaccacccaatccccataacccaccccctcccatggtagctttcccattctctagccctctgggagcatggacccagggtcgttgagggttgcagaaggtagaaggtctggcttctgtaattgcttccccgctgaacatgggcattgactggtcggtccatactcccagtctgcctctctctttccctagtaaggtgtgtctctggggaagctgagctccaagacacattggtggggtcttcaatccagggaagcctagccagcatcctggtggcatctggaacctggtgattgaaaagagagttaacatatgaagccaaacaatttgctgagcaatcatggatcccaatcttggaatagtggagaggaagtgttaagtaggtactcactgcaaactagtgtacttctgctttcaggtatatattttgcagtagtttatggatacgtgtgcacataagctctctctcacagaaactggtgtatatctagattatgggactttgttagaaagtgaactacctgagatgaaattagagtgtactataaaaggaaaggtctcacccgagtaatcaagttgaagggttgtcattccacacgtgaagtctctggatacagtctgaggtgaagcatgttgaggtggcaatcgttgctttagttaggttgtgatcggcagatgcaatattatttggtttggattgggagacgcatacgggaaagtgggccctatccaagggttccaggactgggggaagtaggggctctatagtgaagatgtgaggttcctgctgtcttagggttcaataagacaatcgatagttaatattatcatcacattatttgttaattgggttaactttgaaaagtccctttgttatggtttgctgtacagtacccagtatcttgtatatagctgtgctattggatgcttctaatctacttggtctaggcttttgagagagtccgcatatcaaatacatagcctatatattaaaaagattcagtttgtcttttgagaaactttgagacatacaattgatttccccctctcatattaattaactactgatttataagtctacattttgctaggagtgtacataaacaccgttcccaccaccaaaggactgtgacccatccctcccgcccactcccaccccccactggcccaggaagctacatgtctacccctcaccactgggtttttactttgtggccctatttacaatttgatcaggtcctgcttttagtttccctttcagatcttcttagtcagcttctgttgatgagtgggatcatcccatactcatctttatctttctgacttagctcacttaacataattccttctagctctgtccaagatgggtcagagaaggtgggttcattgttcttgatagctgcatagtattccactgtgtatatataccacagctttctcagccactcatctgttgttgggcacgtggcttgcttccaggttttagctattatgagttgtgctgctatgaacataggagtgcacagctctttttggttgggtgttatggagtccttggggtataaccccaggagaggaattactgggtcatatggaaggtccatgtctagccttgtgagagttttccagactgctctccacagaggctgtaccaatttacattcccaccagcaatgtaaaagggttcctctgttcccacatcctctccagcatttgttgctgctgtcctttttgatgtatgtcattcttacaggagtgaggtgtgatatcttagtgttgtcttaatttccatttctctgacaatcagtgacctagagcagtttttcatatgttttttagccttttacatcttctctgtggtgaatgttttgttcatttcctctgcccatttttggatggggtcatttgcttttttgcggctaagtttgctgagctctttatatattttggtgattagtttcttgtctgatgtctggcatgtgaagatcttctcccattctgtgaggggtccctctgtttgtttaatagtttctttggatgtgcagaagcttttcaatttgatgtagtcccattggtttgtttctgctttagtcttccttgcaattgggtttgattcatcaaagatgtccttgaggtgtatgtgggaaagtgtattacgagtgttttcctctaagtatttgattgtttctggtctgacatctaggtctttgatccatttggagttgatttttgtttctggtgagataaagtggttcaatttcattcttctgcatgtttcaacccagttttcccagcaccatttattgaagagagcctcctttttccatttaatcctttgggcccccttatcaaagattagatgcccataggtgttgggatttacttctgggctttcaattctgttccactggtctgtgtgcctatttttgttccagtaccatgctgttttgatgatgatggctttataatattgtttaaggtctgggagtgtgatgcctccatttctgtttcttttccttaagacggttttggcaattctaggtgttttcaggttccagataaatgattgtagtgtttgttctattctcttaaagaagcttggtggaactttgatgggtattgcattaaatttgtatatggctctggggagaatattcattttgatgatatttattcttccaatccatgagcatgggatatctttccatttcttggtatcagtttctatctccttgagtagcgactcatagttttcagtatacaagtctttcacttctttggtcaactttattcctaggtatttgattgattttgctgaaacagtaaatcatgggagtgatttctggatgtcttcttcttcagatttagtgtttgcataaagaaatgccactgatttttgtacactgattttgtagcctaataccttgctatattgcctaataacttccagtaattttctactggattctttaggtctttctatgtatactatcatatcatctgcaaatagtgagagcttgacttcttcccttccaatctgtatccctttgattactttctcttgcctgattgctatggcaagaacttccaatactatgttgaagagtaacggtgacagtggacagccctgtctagtccccgatctgaggggtaatgctttcagcttctgtctattgagtatgatgttggctgtaggtttgctatatatagactccactatcttgaggaatttcccatctattcccatttttgtagagttttgagcatgaatgggtgttggattttgtcaaaggctttctctgcatctattgagataatcatatggttttgggctttgcttttattgatgtggtgaatgacattgattgacttacggatgttgaaccagccttgcattcctgggatgaatcccacttggtcatgatgagcaatctttttgatgtgttgctgtatccatttggccaagatcttgtttaatattttggcatctatgttcatcagagatattggtctgtagatttccttttttgttctgtccctatcagcttttggtatcagggtgatgttggcttcataataggtggaagggagtattcctgtttcttcaatcttatggaatagcttaagaagtatgggtattaactgtttcctgaaagttttgtagaattcgtttgtgaagccatctggtccaggacttttgttgttggggagattcttaataacggtttcaatttctttgtctgtgattggtgcatttagattttgtagttcttcttggttcagttttggaagtgcataggtttctaggaattgttccatttcttccagattctctagcttggtggcatatagttctttatagaagtttcgcaggattctctggatttctgtggtgtcagttgtgatatctcctgcatcgtttacaattc is a window encoding:
- the LOC103114146 gene encoding protein yippee-like 5 encodes the protein MGRIFLNHTGGIRLYSCANCHMILTNHSELISTWFTGATGRAFLFNKVVDLQDSEVQDWVMLTGSHMVQDVSCKNYNSKLGWIYEFATEDSQRYKEGQVILE